The uncultured Fusobacterium sp. DNA segment TATTGTAAAAAAGAAAATATAACAAAAGCTGAAGCTATAAGAAGAGGGATTAGAAAACTTTTAGGTAAATAATTAAAAAGGTCTCAGATGCGGGAACATCTAAGACCAAAAAGAAATTACTATATAGTAATTCTCCTACAAGATTATTATATAGCATATTTCTTAAATTATCAAATATAATTTAGGAGGATTCTATGCAATTAATAAAAGTAAGAAAAACAAAAGAAGGACAACAAGTTGTTAGTGCAAGAGATTTATGGAAATTTTTAGATGTAAATTATGATTTTTCTACTTGGATAAAAAGAAGAATAGAAAAAATATGATTTTATTGAAAATGTGGATTTTACAATGGTTCGTTTGATTCCTCAAAATTGTGGAATCAAAAAAGGTGGAGATAGAAAAAGTATTGATTATATTCTTTCTATGGATATGGCTAAAGAGTTAGCAATGATAGAAAATAATTCAACAGGAAGAGCTGCTAGAAGATATTTTATTCAATGTGAGAAAAGATATAGAAAGTTAATTGATGAAAAGCATTCGAAAGAGATTCAAGCACTTCAAGAAAATGATAGTTCAGAGTTTTATTTAAAGAAGATAAAAGCTTTAGAAGCTAACTATGAAGAGGTACAAATGCTTATAAAAGAGCTTTATGAAGACTCCGAAGTATTAAAGTCAACAATGCAGAAATTTAATTCAAGATGTACTTGGCTTAGTTTATTAGCTGGACAAGGGAAAAGACTTATAAAAGAAAGTCAAGCAGAAGAGAGAAGATTAAAATACATTAAAGTAATAGGATAAAAAATATGGTAGGTTTAAGAGCCTACCATTCTTTTATTTTTTTACTTTATATTTTTATCATTTTACATTAAAATATAATTATCATTTTAAATTGAAATTTTTATCATTTTACATTGTGCCTTACAAAAATCTTTCTTTAATGATATAGGAAAAGAATTTATAAGACATTACTATGATTATGATTTTGACGACGGAGAAAAAGCTTTCTTCCCAAGAAATATAGATGAATACGCTAAAAGAATTTTTGGAGAGGAAAGAAATTATTCTCCTGAATTAAAAAGAGAAGCTTATTTATATTTAACTTTTGATGAAAAATATTATCAAGATATGAAAGCAGTTATAGATGATGTTTATAATACTTGGTTAAAAAA contains these protein-coding regions:
- a CDS encoding antA/AntB antirepressor family protein, encoding MQLIKVRKTKEGQQVVSARDLWKFLDVNYDFSTWIKRRIEKI
- a CDS encoding antA/AntB antirepressor family protein; translated protein: MVRLIPQNCGIKKGGDRKSIDYILSMDMAKELAMIENNSTGRAARRYFIQCEKRYRKLIDEKHSKEIQALQENDSSEFYLKKIKALEANYEEVQMLIKELYEDSEVLKSTMQKFNSRCTWLSLLAGQGKRLIKESQAEERRLKYIKVIG